From Cyanobium sp. ATX 6F1, a single genomic window includes:
- a CDS encoding CRR6 family NdhI maturation factor, protein MPVSLPTLIQLDPVVIRNLDLAPLAPWAELGAADLLGLGPVLELEFNWPLQEGDPRERSEIPELRLWSLRADALYPWLPLVLERGGGQLARHVAMLLPHGFSPSEGLRFAPESLELWITHRLFQLEAWGARQGIATRANLAQMAAVLGYELDQEFWKPLDANP, encoded by the coding sequence TTGCCGGTTTCCCTCCCCACCTTGATCCAGCTCGATCCCGTGGTGATCCGAAACCTTGATCTGGCCCCACTGGCCCCCTGGGCGGAGCTGGGGGCGGCGGATCTGCTGGGCCTCGGACCGGTGCTGGAACTTGAATTCAATTGGCCCCTGCAGGAGGGCGATCCCCGGGAGCGCTCCGAGATCCCTGAGCTGAGGCTCTGGAGCCTGCGGGCGGATGCCCTTTACCCCTGGTTACCCCTGGTGCTGGAGCGCGGCGGCGGCCAGCTGGCCCGCCATGTGGCGATGCTGCTGCCCCATGGCTTCAGTCCCAGCGAGGGGTTGCGCTTCGCCCCGGAGAGTCTGGAGCTCTGGATCACCCACCGGCTGTTTCAGCTCGAGGCCTGGGGTGCCCGCCAGGGCATCGCCACTCGGGCGAACCTGGCCCAGATGGCCGCCGTGCTCGGTTACGAGTTGGATCAGGAATTCTGGAAGCCCCTGGACGCCAACCCATGA
- a CDS encoding sulfite exporter TauE/SafE family protein — protein MPWHLLPLLPLGILAGLLSGVLGIGGGLVFSPLLLMLGLDPHQAMATSTLAIVPTTLAGTWAHLRSRSLPLGPGMAIGAGALVTGVLFSHVGRVLSGWQLLALQALMYLVVAFSIQPKGARPDPEHELQLPPGGPPLWGLGAVGVVTGFAGGMLGVGGGLVMVPLMVRALKLPIHLAIRLSTLAVFCASAAASPAFLADGRGELVTALLLGGMAAVGSQWSASRLNRVSEGQLVWMLRLVAISLAVDSCRRASILLLAA, from the coding sequence ATGCCTTGGCACCTGCTGCCGTTGCTACCGCTGGGCATCCTGGCGGGTCTGCTCTCTGGGGTGCTGGGCATCGGCGGCGGTCTGGTGTTCTCGCCGCTGCTGCTGATGTTGGGCCTGGATCCCCACCAGGCCATGGCCACGAGCACCCTGGCCATCGTCCCCACCACCCTGGCGGGCACCTGGGCCCACCTGCGCAGCCGCAGCCTTCCCCTGGGGCCGGGGATGGCCATCGGCGCAGGCGCCCTGGTCACCGGCGTGCTGTTCAGCCACGTGGGCCGCGTGCTCAGCGGCTGGCAACTGCTGGCCCTGCAGGCGCTGATGTACCTGGTGGTGGCGTTCTCGATCCAGCCGAAGGGGGCACGGCCCGACCCTGAACACGAACTCCAGCTCCCCCCCGGGGGGCCACCCCTCTGGGGCCTGGGGGCGGTGGGCGTGGTGACGGGGTTTGCCGGGGGGATGCTGGGGGTGGGCGGCGGCCTGGTGATGGTGCCGCTGATGGTGCGGGCGCTGAAGCTGCCGATTCATCTGGCGATCCGCCTCAGCACCCTGGCCGTGTTCTGCGCGTCCGCCGCCGCCTCACCGGCCTTCCTGGCCGATGGCCGGGGTGAACTGGTCACCGCCCTGTTGCTGGGGGGGATGGCTGCGGTTGGTTCCCAGTGGTCGGCGTCCCGGCTCAACCGGGTGAGTGAGGGGCAGCTGGTGTGGATGCTGCGGCTGGTGGCGATCAGCCTGGCGGTGGACAGCTGCCGAAGGGCGTCGATCCTGTTGCTGGCCGCTTGA